TTCGCGCCTGTACATGGTGACTGAAAAAGTCCGTGAACTGGCGATGGGGCTTGATGTTTCGGCGCTGGTCACCGTCGCTGCGCTGCCGACGTTCGAGGCGCTTGCGCGCGATGTCGAATGGCCGATCGGGCTGGTCACGCCAAATGGCGAAGCGATGCTTGTGCGGCTGGCAACCGACGTGACTACCCCGCTGGCGCTGCTCAAGGCAACGCCGGGGTTTCTGGCGCCGATGATGATCAGCTCGACCGGGCTGGTCTATCTGGCGTTCGAAGACCCGCTGATCGCCAACCGTACGATCCGTGCAATCAAGGCCGATCCCGCCTTCGCGCAGTTCTACCACGGTGATGACGAGTTCGACGGGTACATCGCGTTTGCCCGGCGCAATGGCTACCTGCTGATGGAAGGACGTTTCCCCGAAGGCAGTCTGGGCTTGCCCATCCTGTTGCGCGGGCGGCCCGTCGGCGGGTTGATGATGCGTTACATCCGCGCCGGAAACAGCCGCGACAAGGTGCTGGCCCGCTACCTTCCGATGCTGCGCCAGGCCACTGCGACGATCGAAGAAAAACTGCGCGACCTGGCCTGGGATGCAGCCCCCGGACTGCCCCGTATTCCTGAAATATGACGTATGGAGAAATGAACATGGATATCTTCATTGATGGCCCCGCAGGCAAGATCGACTTGCGGCACAAGGGGCTGGACGCCGCGCCGAAGCAGGTCGTTGTGCTGACGCAGGGTGCCAATCTTTCAGGCCAGCTTGGTTATGACCTTTCGTTCGATGGCCGCACCGATTATTCGATGATGGATGCGCTTGTGGCGCGTGGGTATGGCGTGGTCACCTTTGCCGTTCGCGGCTATCGCAAATCCGAACTGAACCACAGTCCGCTTGATGTGGGGACGGAACAGGCCATCGAAGACCTTTGTGCGGTCATGGACTGGGTGCGCGATCAGGGCTTTGCCACGCCGCACCTGCTGGGCTGGTCATGGGGCGGGCGGATCGTGGGGCATTATGCGTCGCGCTTCCCGGACCGGCTGGACCGGCTGGTGCTGATGGACCCGGCACTGGGCGGCGGCAACAAGATCCCGTTCGTCGAGAATGCCGACTGGTGGCAGAATACCTACGAATATTTCTTCAACAAGCTTGAGGCCGATCTGACCGATCTTGATGGCCGCACACAACTGGCGCGTCAGGCCGAAGATACCGAACTCAATGCTCCCAACGGCATCCGCGTGGAAAACGAAAAGGGCAGTGTGCAGGTCGATCCCGCCGCGCTGCGCAACCCCACGCTGATGCTCTATGGTCATGCTGCGGCCAAGCAGGACTATATGCAGGGCGGGGCGGTGCGCGAGGAGTTCTTCGGCAGGATCGACGTGACCGACAAGGCGCTGGTGATCGTGCCCGGCGGCGGCGATTATGCCCATCTGCAAAAGCCGCGCCAGCGCATGTTTGCGGTGATCGCAGACTTTCTTGGCGCCTGAAGGAAGGATTGGGGATGACCGCATACATCGTGTTCACCAAGGAGGAAGAGTTCGACGCGGGCGAACTGGCCACCTATCAGTCGCTCACCCCCAAAGCGCGCGAAGGGCACGATGTGTCGGCGCTCGCAAAATATGGCGCTTTCACCATGCTGGAGGGCGATCCCATCGAGGGTGCAGTCATCCTGCGCTTTCCCGGCATGGCAGAGGCCAAGGCCTGGTATGACAGCCCCGCCTATCAGGAAGCAGCCGCCCATCGCTGGAAAGGCGCCCGCTATCGCGCCTTCATCATCGACGGTCTGGACTGAGTACGCCTGGTCGTAATGGGAAAAGGCCCCGGCATGATCTGCCGGGGCCTTTGCATGTCTGCTGCGAACTCGCAGCCTGCTGGCATGAATCTATTTGCGAAAGCCTGCCAGCGTATCGATCTTCACGCGGGCGGGGCGTTCAAGGCAGCGGTCCAGCCATGCCACCACGCTGGGCAGGCCGGAAATATCGAACTTGAAATTGCGCGT
This genomic interval from Novosphingobium sp. CECT 9465 contains the following:
- a CDS encoding alpha/beta fold hydrolase yields the protein MDIFIDGPAGKIDLRHKGLDAAPKQVVVLTQGANLSGQLGYDLSFDGRTDYSMMDALVARGYGVVTFAVRGYRKSELNHSPLDVGTEQAIEDLCAVMDWVRDQGFATPHLLGWSWGGRIVGHYASRFPDRLDRLVLMDPALGGGNKIPFVENADWWQNTYEYFFNKLEADLTDLDGRTQLARQAEDTELNAPNGIRVENEKGSVQVDPAALRNPTLMLYGHAAAKQDYMQGGAVREEFFGRIDVTDKALVIVPGGGDYAHLQKPRQRMFAVIADFLGA
- a CDS encoding helix-turn-helix domain-containing protein is translated as MMVGEELQTLKRGLETLACINARGPLQLFEIVRALQLPRATVYRIVATLIAEGYCLRIPNSRLYMVTEKVRELAMGLDVSALVTVAALPTFEALARDVEWPIGLVTPNGEAMLVRLATDVTTPLALLKATPGFLAPMMISSTGLVYLAFEDPLIANRTIRAIKADPAFAQFYHGDDEFDGYIAFARRNGYLLMEGRFPEGSLGLPILLRGRPVGGLMMRYIRAGNSRDKVLARYLPMLRQATATIEEKLRDLAWDAAPGLPRIPEI
- a CDS encoding DUF1330 domain-containing protein, whose product is MTAYIVFTKEEEFDAGELATYQSLTPKAREGHDVSALAKYGAFTMLEGDPIEGAVILRFPGMAEAKAWYDSPAYQEAAAHRWKGARYRAFIIDGLD